A genomic region of Streptomyces sp. NBC_00247 contains the following coding sequences:
- a CDS encoding ricin-type beta-trefoil lectin domain protein — protein MSTAPHTAGSPQGSEGETAAAAAAPDGTADTGAAPASGSAKGAPEPGAAAEPDTGTSTATTSSSATTAQAEDGSTAAQAEGASAATQADGGSSDTQAEDVSAAAQADGGSAPATAEGASADAAPEGDAEAVTLTAGNGSDAGAARAGQPGRPPRTILAAAAIAGALLVSVPFLIHARNDDNDGIRTAGSGDAADTVLTDPFEDAPGAFDSAAPVAGKRTSGSPEANAPRGNPSDPRNSAASGGSGGSGSTKDGPGSGGTSSNSGGAAKDGTSSNSSKSSSSDSSSSTSGGGGTSKSGTVTTTPTKTTKPVAAVAAVAAGVTVYSHASGRCVDIVGDKGTDGAPLEIYDCTGKNWQKWDFRSDGTARSMGLCMDIAWASTNDGAQIQLAKCNGGWAQKFKVNASHDLVNTTIGKCVDVKDTATANGTRLQLWTCNGHPNQKWSKR, from the coding sequence TTGAGCACCGCACCGCACACTGCCGGGTCCCCGCAGGGTTCCGAAGGCGAGACGGCTGCGGCCGCAGCCGCCCCGGACGGGACCGCGGACACGGGAGCAGCGCCGGCCTCCGGCTCCGCGAAGGGCGCCCCTGAGCCCGGGGCCGCCGCCGAGCCGGACACCGGCACGTCCACTGCGACGACCTCCTCGTCCGCCACCACCGCGCAAGCCGAAGACGGGTCCACCGCCGCGCAAGCAGAGGGCGCCTCCGCTGCCACGCAGGCCGACGGCGGGTCCTCCGACACACAGGCCGAAGACGTCTCGGCTGCCGCGCAAGCCGACGGCGGGTCCGCCCCCGCCACGGCCGAGGGCGCGTCCGCCGACGCCGCCCCGGAGGGCGACGCCGAGGCGGTCACCCTCACCGCCGGGAACGGCTCCGACGCGGGCGCCGCACGGGCGGGGCAGCCCGGCCGGCCGCCGCGCACCATCCTGGCCGCCGCCGCGATAGCGGGCGCGCTGCTGGTGTCCGTCCCCTTCCTGATCCACGCGCGGAACGACGACAACGACGGCATCAGGACAGCAGGTTCCGGCGATGCCGCGGACACCGTCCTGACGGACCCCTTCGAGGACGCACCGGGGGCCTTCGATTCGGCCGCGCCCGTGGCGGGCAAGCGCACGTCGGGCTCCCCCGAGGCGAACGCGCCGCGCGGCAACCCGTCGGACCCGAGGAACTCCGCCGCGTCCGGGGGGTCGGGCGGCAGCGGATCGACGAAGGACGGCCCAGGCTCGGGCGGGACCTCCTCGAACAGCGGCGGCGCGGCGAAGGACGGTACCTCGTCGAACTCGTCCAAGTCCTCTTCGTCCGACTCGTCCTCGTCGACTTCCGGCGGTGGCGGCACGTCGAAGTCCGGCACCGTCACCACCACGCCGACCAAGACGACCAAGCCGGTTGCGGCGGTCGCAGCGGTCGCGGCGGGTGTGACGGTCTACAGCCACGCGAGTGGCCGGTGCGTCGACATCGTGGGCGACAAGGGGACGGACGGTGCCCCCCTGGAGATCTACGACTGCACGGGGAAGAACTGGCAGAAGTGGGACTTCCGGTCCGACGGGACCGCACGTTCCATGGGGCTGTGCATGGACATCGCGTGGGCGTCGACGAACGACGGCGCCCAGATCCAGCTGGCCAAGTGCAACGGCGGCTGGGCCCAGAAGTTCAAGGTCAACGCGTCGCACGACCTCGTCAACACGACGATCGGCAAGTGCGTCGACGTCAAGGACACCGCGACCGCCAACGGCACCCGGCTACAGCTGTGGACCTGCAACGGCCACCCGAACCAGAAGTGGAGCAAGCGCTGA
- a CDS encoding FAD/NAD(P)-binding protein — translation MLRTGLCPKVLIVGSGLAGAATAMRLLRFARSPLEIVLLERRSDYRCAGVAYHRDGNPWGHVFNIQAGRMSAFREDVHDFIRWANSEAHRGDWPAPWAGTTFTEEGPAPRRIFQDYLIDRLAEARREACPGVVLVEADGEAVDMEVGSTGVGVTVRHFSLHGADKGSGGGQGQETTVLFADRVILATGLELREPPFAAEVLDHESFVRNPYSEAGVRKLMTLPSGATVAIVGSVLSAYDSAGLLLRQGHTGKIHLVSRTGTVFRTYPAGHEHEVVRLPCPRALLEPYLDREEFLARVRGAWEAACSTVVREHPGIHPTVVAERVAKAWEPHLPKAIELIPSAELRGLLDEFGTAIAAFRVGAVEYTMEVIERAMHPADGTVQLVVGKVAGIKPTESGRLAVSVDARNGMRSIETDLVISNFGRESDYGRVGRPLWKNLLRRGMAVPHERTGRGLEVDGRGALLGPGGQAVGPIYAVGVLREGDEIVRNGRTGAFTFNLAAIKNHSIAVAACVIETLEPGGDVLAESLAEYYARSSNIKEVDRVEFEEAVTLEVRRLAARTRSEREIIDSRLDSRIRTAEEMLPGLSTDASLRDRLMRTVVNRAAVERLTDISVTPKQLRRQLGIANS, via the coding sequence ATACTTCGAACAGGCTTATGCCCAAAAGTGCTCATTGTCGGATCGGGCCTGGCCGGCGCCGCCACCGCCATGCGGTTGCTCCGTTTCGCGCGCAGCCCCCTGGAAATCGTTCTGCTCGAGCGGCGTTCCGACTACCGGTGCGCAGGTGTCGCCTACCACCGCGACGGCAACCCCTGGGGCCATGTGTTCAACATCCAGGCGGGCCGGATGTCGGCCTTCCGTGAAGACGTCCACGACTTCATCCGCTGGGCCAACTCCGAGGCGCACCGCGGGGACTGGCCTGCCCCGTGGGCCGGGACGACGTTCACCGAGGAGGGACCGGCGCCCCGGCGGATCTTCCAGGACTATCTGATCGACCGGCTGGCCGAAGCCAGGCGGGAAGCCTGTCCCGGCGTCGTGCTCGTCGAGGCGGACGGCGAGGCCGTCGACATGGAAGTCGGTTCGACCGGTGTCGGTGTGACGGTACGACACTTCTCCCTGCACGGCGCGGACAAGGGTTCCGGAGGCGGGCAGGGCCAGGAGACGACAGTGCTCTTCGCGGACCGCGTCATCCTCGCGACCGGCCTGGAGCTCAGGGAGCCGCCGTTCGCCGCGGAGGTGCTCGACCACGAGTCCTTCGTGCGCAACCCGTACTCCGAGGCCGGCGTCCGGAAACTGATGACGCTGCCGTCCGGGGCGACCGTCGCAATCGTCGGATCAGTGCTGAGCGCGTACGACTCGGCGGGCCTGCTGTTGCGCCAGGGACACACGGGGAAGATCCATCTGGTCTCCAGGACGGGGACGGTGTTCCGTACGTACCCCGCCGGCCATGAACACGAGGTGGTGCGGCTGCCCTGCCCGAGGGCACTGCTGGAGCCGTACCTCGATCGTGAGGAGTTCCTGGCCCGAGTCCGCGGCGCGTGGGAGGCCGCGTGCTCGACGGTCGTCCGCGAGCACCCCGGCATCCATCCGACCGTGGTCGCGGAGCGGGTGGCCAAGGCGTGGGAGCCGCATCTGCCGAAGGCCATCGAGCTGATTCCCTCCGCGGAACTGCGGGGGCTGCTGGACGAGTTCGGTACCGCCATCGCTGCCTTCCGGGTGGGTGCGGTGGAGTACACGATGGAGGTCATCGAGCGCGCTATGCACCCGGCGGACGGGACGGTGCAGCTGGTGGTCGGCAAGGTGGCCGGAATCAAGCCGACGGAGTCCGGGCGGCTGGCCGTCTCCGTCGACGCCAGGAACGGGATGCGGTCCATCGAGACCGACCTGGTGATTTCCAACTTCGGCAGGGAGTCGGACTACGGCAGGGTTGGCCGGCCACTGTGGAAGAACCTCCTGCGCCGGGGCATGGCGGTCCCTCACGAGCGCACCGGGCGCGGTCTGGAGGTCGACGGGCGGGGGGCGCTGCTCGGCCCCGGCGGGCAGGCGGTCGGCCCCATCTACGCGGTCGGCGTGCTGAGAGAAGGCGACGAGATCGTCCGGAACGGCCGGACCGGTGCGTTCACCTTCAACCTCGCGGCCATCAAGAACCACTCGATCGCGGTTGCCGCCTGTGTCATCGAGACGCTGGAACCGGGCGGAGATGTTTTGGCCGAGAGCTTGGCCGAATACTATGCCCGTTCCAGCAATATCAAGGAAGTGGACCGGGTCGAATTCGAGGAAGCTGTGACTCTGGAGGTGAGGAGGCTGGCCGCACGTACCCGAAGCGAGCGGGAAATCATCGATTCCCGTTTGGATTCGCGCATTCGGACCGCGGAAGAAATGCTGCCAGGTCTTTCGACGGACGCGTCCCTGCGCGACCGTCTGATGAGGACTGTCGTCAACCGGGCAGCCGTTGAACGGCTCACCGACATCTCAGTTACGCCGAAGCAACTGCGCAGACAACTCGGGATAGCGAACTCCTAG
- a CDS encoding putative PEP-binding protein: protein MLRGTCNRTRSPLQGSILVASSLEAGLYDAMVASRAVVCGAGGLTGHMQSICRGRGIPVLRVDESDLAGVTGEVTLHLESQSIVVESATVSRAASPTAGEPSPDDLGSACAVIADLQDITTINACGPDAKRVDSFFIREEFLCLAAGLRPLDSVGGSPADITAYGQAVADRLCAFVEALLPEQRLVLRLLDLRSDHAARVTELTRVAVEPNPELGLHGARWLLASNAYRDALHAVLASLRMRLGDEAGRVHLSVPFVNDAEEFATLCRHLELPPDVPVSAFIETPAAVHATAAICAEGASELFVGTKDLVQFYLAADRGNHLVAGSYQTRHPAVIDGIRRVVESARATGTPVRVFALGADLGHYLEQLPTPDGYMMCTAELQQVILRS from the coding sequence GTGTTGCGAGGCACTTGTAACCGCACAAGGAGTCCACTTCAGGGGTCCATCCTCGTCGCCAGTTCCCTCGAAGCGGGCCTCTACGACGCGATGGTGGCCTCACGTGCGGTCGTCTGCGGCGCGGGCGGGCTGACCGGGCACATGCAGTCCATCTGCCGCGGCAGGGGTATCCCCGTGCTCCGTGTCGACGAGAGCGATCTGGCGGGCGTCACCGGCGAGGTGACACTGCATCTGGAAAGCCAGTCGATCGTCGTCGAGTCCGCCACGGTCTCCCGGGCCGCGAGCCCGACAGCGGGGGAACCGTCGCCGGACGATCTGGGCTCGGCCTGCGCGGTCATCGCGGACCTGCAGGACATCACCACGATCAACGCGTGCGGTCCGGACGCGAAGCGGGTCGACTCCTTCTTCATCCGGGAGGAGTTCCTCTGCCTGGCGGCAGGCCTGCGTCCACTCGACTCGGTGGGCGGCAGCCCGGCCGACATCACAGCCTACGGTCAGGCCGTCGCGGACCGGCTGTGCGCGTTCGTCGAGGCTCTCCTGCCCGAGCAGCGGCTCGTCCTGCGACTGCTCGACCTCCGCTCGGACCACGCTGCCCGGGTCACCGAGCTGACCCGGGTCGCGGTCGAACCGAACCCCGAACTGGGCCTGCACGGCGCCCGCTGGCTGCTGGCGTCGAACGCGTACCGGGACGCGCTGCACGCGGTCCTCGCATCCCTGCGCATGCGGCTCGGTGACGAAGCGGGCCGGGTGCACCTCTCGGTTCCCTTCGTCAACGACGCGGAGGAGTTCGCCACGCTGTGCAGGCACCTGGAGCTGCCGCCCGACGTGCCGGTGTCCGCGTTCATCGAGACGCCCGCGGCGGTGCACGCCACCGCGGCGATCTGTGCCGAGGGGGCCAGCGAGCTGTTCGTCGGCACGAAGGACCTGGTGCAGTTCTACCTCGCGGCGGACCGGGGCAACCACCTGGTGGCCGGGTCCTATCAGACCCGGCACCCGGCCGTCATCGACGGCATAAGAAGGGTGGTGGAGTCGGCGCGCGCCACGGGCACCCCGGTGAGGGTGTTCGCGCTGGGGGCGGACCTCGGCCACTACCTGGAGCAGTTGCCGACCCCGGACGGCTACATGATGTGCACAGCCGAACTCCAGCAGGTGATCCTCCGGTCGTAG
- a CDS encoding helix-turn-helix transcriptional regulator produces MAAEAAIERSIKAMWNHHADPLSLGQLAETAFYSKFHYSRMFNEVTGTSPGRFLAAIRLFMAKRHLLETAASVSDITHRVGYNSLGTFTSRFTRSVGIAPTRYRFLARCGMPPLTLPAAQAGHGLSTVAGRLHFPADVGPVRVYVGAFSTPIMEGLPRSCDILDEFRPFRLNVPDGLWFIRAAAVMLHDDASGPQVRLPRLIGSGWAVRARGGRMYNADVQLRAATKLDLPILLALPELDGLYHRPLHAAPSGEAGVAASGRGRAPCAGDWQADPWGPAGAHRLRAVQEGSP; encoded by the coding sequence ATGGCCGCAGAGGCAGCGATCGAGCGCAGTATTAAAGCTATGTGGAATCACCACGCCGACCCGCTTTCCCTGGGACAACTGGCGGAAACTGCCTTTTACAGCAAGTTCCACTATTCACGGATGTTCAACGAGGTGACCGGGACGTCGCCGGGCCGGTTCCTCGCCGCGATCAGACTGTTCATGGCCAAGCGGCACCTGCTGGAGACCGCGGCCAGCGTCTCGGACATCACCCACCGGGTGGGCTACAACAGCCTGGGCACGTTCACCAGCCGCTTCACCCGCAGCGTCGGCATCGCGCCGACCAGGTACCGGTTCCTGGCCCGCTGCGGCATGCCACCGCTCACCCTGCCGGCCGCCCAGGCCGGCCACGGGTTGTCCACTGTGGCCGGACGACTGCACTTCCCGGCGGACGTCGGCCCGGTCCGGGTCTATGTGGGTGCGTTCAGCACCCCGATCATGGAGGGACTGCCGCGCTCCTGCGACATCTTGGACGAGTTCCGCCCGTTCCGCCTGAACGTCCCCGACGGGCTGTGGTTCATCCGGGCGGCGGCCGTGATGCTGCACGACGACGCGTCCGGTCCGCAGGTCCGCCTACCGAGGCTGATCGGCTCGGGGTGGGCGGTCCGCGCCCGCGGAGGACGCATGTACAACGCCGATGTGCAATTGAGGGCGGCCACCAAGCTCGACCTGCCGATTCTGCTCGCTCTACCGGAACTGGACGGCCTGTACCACCGGCCGCTGCACGCCGCCCCGTCCGGTGAGGCCGGGGTCGCCGCCAGCGGCCGCGGGCGGGCTCCCTGTGCGGGCGACTGGCAGGCGGATCCGTGGGGCCCGGCCGGAGCGCACCGGCTGAGAGCCGTGCAGGAGGGCTCACCATAG
- a CDS encoding DUF6008 family protein, with product MDHSGMPGMAPTVSTVDTVGAVLFIGWAVAMWAAVAVLAVGNRKAVKPWAYKLAVVLVGVGVVGQVGHFQEHVVQAGYWIAHPYDPAWMTPWADSFARGMGQVDAGKPTLGMEILHLVGNFIFLAGLVGIVQITHRVAGQLKARKWARMGVWMQGIHGIEHIVLTASVALGASRAIGLSTWFGAIEPGPALVTYRVWWHFVANAVGTVILGIAVYHLWKEKRVVKESFGLLGDVETAAAPAGSEVGSASALGPVGRR from the coding sequence ATGGATCACTCCGGCATGCCGGGAATGGCACCCACCGTTTCGACGGTCGACACCGTGGGCGCTGTCCTCTTCATCGGCTGGGCCGTCGCGATGTGGGCCGCCGTCGCCGTGCTGGCGGTCGGGAACCGCAAGGCGGTGAAGCCGTGGGCGTACAAGCTCGCCGTAGTGCTCGTGGGCGTTGGCGTCGTGGGCCAGGTCGGCCACTTCCAGGAACATGTCGTGCAGGCGGGCTACTGGATCGCCCATCCCTACGACCCGGCGTGGATGACTCCGTGGGCTGACAGCTTTGCCCGTGGGATGGGTCAGGTCGACGCCGGCAAGCCCACCCTCGGGATGGAGATCCTGCACTTGGTCGGCAACTTCATCTTCCTTGCCGGACTGGTCGGCATCGTGCAGATCACGCACCGGGTCGCCGGGCAGCTGAAGGCGCGCAAGTGGGCCAGGATGGGCGTCTGGATGCAGGGCATCCACGGCATCGAGCACATCGTGCTGACGGCTTCGGTGGCGCTGGGCGCGAGCCGGGCCATCGGCCTGTCCACCTGGTTCGGTGCCATCGAACCGGGCCCGGCACTGGTGACGTACCGGGTCTGGTGGCACTTCGTGGCCAATGCGGTGGGCACGGTCATCCTCGGCATCGCCGTCTACCACCTCTGGAAGGAGAAGCGGGTGGTCAAGGAGAGTTTCGGCCTCCTGGGAGACGTGGAAACGGCGGCTGCCCCGGCCGGCTCCGAGGTGGGTTCCGCGAGTGCACTCGGACCTGTGGGGCGCCGCTGA
- a CDS encoding p-hydroxycinnamoyl CoA hydratase/lyase, which yields MITLNTVNVEIDGPKATIYLNRPGKKNAMNPQMHLDMNEALDAIEAAGTVKAVVVTGSGDSFSSGMDLEECFLQPFDDPQLFYRTNLVALNWFKRLKAFPAVTIAKVNGYAFGGGFLVAGICDLAITSETAKFGLSEINFGIFPAGGATWAATHNLPRKQALYYILTGDTLTGRQAETYGLVNKAVPADQLDAETDRIVGRIINKNPITLELAKQVYERTTTMDLPASIDYDQAKLWELSRLSGNEWINVALKQFEKRDYQPGLSTYSRVDAAS from the coding sequence ATGATCACGCTGAACACGGTGAACGTCGAGATCGACGGACCGAAGGCCACGATCTACCTGAACCGGCCGGGCAAGAAGAACGCGATGAATCCGCAGATGCACCTGGATATGAACGAGGCCCTGGACGCGATCGAGGCAGCCGGAACCGTAAAGGCGGTCGTCGTGACCGGCAGCGGTGACAGTTTCAGCTCCGGGATGGACCTCGAAGAGTGCTTCCTGCAGCCTTTCGACGACCCGCAGTTGTTCTACCGGACCAATCTGGTGGCGCTCAATTGGTTCAAGCGGCTGAAGGCCTTTCCCGCGGTGACCATCGCCAAGGTGAACGGGTACGCCTTCGGCGGCGGGTTCCTGGTCGCGGGGATCTGCGATCTGGCCATCACGTCGGAGACGGCGAAGTTCGGACTCTCCGAAATCAACTTCGGCATCTTCCCGGCGGGTGGAGCCACCTGGGCGGCCACACACAACCTGCCGCGTAAGCAAGCGCTGTACTACATCCTCACCGGGGACACTCTCACCGGGCGGCAGGCGGAGACCTACGGGCTGGTGAACAAGGCCGTTCCGGCGGATCAACTGGACGCGGAGACCGACCGAATCGTCGGACGGATCATCAACAAGAACCCGATCACACTGGAACTGGCGAAGCAGGTCTATGAGCGCACCACGACCATGGACCTTCCGGCGTCGATCGACTACGACCAGGCGAAGCTCTGGGAGCTCTCCCGTCTCAGCGGCAACGAGTGGATCAACGTGGCGCTCAAGCAGTTCGAAAAGCGCGACTACCAGCCCGGCCTCAGCACGTACAGTCGGGTGGACGCCGCGTCATGA
- a CDS encoding AMP-binding protein has translation MIFTGPRPRVHVPETTFTSFILRQAEQYPHRLATVDVDGENGHTYGLLASAVRRAATGLQARGFGKGDVLALLAPNVPAYPIAFHAAALAGGTVVVLNPLDTEDDLTAHLNDTDARLLVTMPSEVVKATALTARTKVEEIIVFGEAEGATSFSALLTDGVPPEPAVDPAQDVVAVLHSSGSTGYPKGVLLTHRNMIANVLQTSLVAPLDEHETVLAVAPFHHAFGLIMTMNASLLQGATLVTMPRFDPEAYLNAIQDHRVTRLYVVPTIAVLLAKSPLVDRYDLSSLRSIVSGGAALDPGTAELCRRRLGVSIGQGYGLTEALVSFMQLADPLAPGSVGPNSPNIECKIVDITTGDELGHNQDGEVLIRGPHVMKGYLNAPEATAKVLEPDGFLHTGDLGHVDENGELFLVDRIKELIKYKGQQVSPVELEAVLMSHPKVTDAAVIGVPDEEASEIPKGFVVTGEPVTPKEIMDFVAERVAPYKKIRRIEFLDQIPRTPVGKIERRSLLAREQSGQ, from the coding sequence ATGATTTTCACCGGCCCACGTCCACGCGTCCACGTCCCCGAGACCACGTTCACCTCCTTCATACTGCGCCAGGCGGAGCAGTACCCGCACCGCCTGGCGACGGTCGACGTCGACGGGGAGAACGGTCACACGTACGGCCTGCTCGCATCGGCGGTGCGCCGCGCCGCCACCGGGCTCCAGGCCCGCGGCTTCGGCAAGGGCGACGTGTTGGCCCTCCTCGCGCCGAACGTGCCCGCGTACCCGATCGCCTTCCACGCCGCCGCCCTGGCGGGCGGCACGGTGGTGGTGCTCAATCCCCTCGACACGGAGGACGACCTCACCGCCCACCTGAACGACACCGACGCGCGCCTGCTGGTAACCATGCCGTCCGAGGTGGTCAAGGCCACGGCGCTGACCGCGCGGACGAAGGTCGAGGAGATCATCGTGTTCGGTGAGGCGGAGGGCGCCACGTCGTTCTCCGCGCTGCTCACCGACGGTGTGCCGCCCGAGCCGGCCGTCGACCCGGCGCAGGACGTGGTGGCCGTGCTCCACTCCAGCGGCAGCACCGGCTATCCCAAGGGGGTGCTGCTGACCCATCGGAACATGATCGCCAACGTGCTCCAGACCAGCCTGGTCGCGCCTCTCGACGAGCACGAGACGGTGCTCGCCGTCGCGCCCTTCCACCACGCGTTCGGCCTGATCATGACGATGAACGCGAGTCTGCTCCAGGGCGCGACACTCGTGACGATGCCGCGCTTCGACCCCGAGGCCTACCTCAACGCGATCCAGGACCACCGCGTCACACGCCTCTACGTCGTGCCGACCATCGCGGTCCTCCTCGCGAAGAGCCCGCTGGTGGACCGGTACGACCTCTCCTCGCTCCGCTCGATCGTCTCCGGCGGCGCGGCGCTCGACCCGGGGACGGCCGAGCTCTGCCGGCGACGCCTGGGGGTGAGCATCGGCCAGGGATACGGCCTCACCGAGGCGCTGGTCTCCTTCATGCAGCTCGCCGACCCGCTGGCCCCTGGGTCGGTCGGCCCCAACTCCCCCAACATCGAGTGCAAGATCGTCGACATCACCACCGGCGACGAACTCGGGCACAACCAGGACGGCGAGGTCCTCATCCGCGGCCCGCATGTGATGAAGGGCTACCTCAACGCCCCGGAGGCCACCGCCAAGGTGCTAGAACCGGACGGTTTCCTGCACACCGGCGACCTCGGCCATGTGGACGAGAACGGAGAGCTCTTCCTCGTCGACCGCATCAAGGAACTCATCAAGTACAAGGGCCAGCAGGTATCGCCGGTCGAGCTCGAAGCGGTCCTGATGTCGCACCCGAAGGTGACGGACGCGGCGGTGATCGGCGTGCCCGACGAGGAGGCCAGCGAGATCCCCAAGGGATTCGTGGTGACCGGCGAGCCGGTGACGCCGAAGGAAATCATGGACTTCGTCGCCGAACGGGTCGCCCCCTACAAGAAGATCCGGCGGATCGAGTTCCTCGATCAGATCCCCCGCACGCCGGTCGGCAAGATCGAGCGCCGCAGTCTTCTGGCCCGCGAGCAGTCCGGCCAGTAA
- a CDS encoding DUF899 domain-containing protein: MNFPKIVSRAEWLEARRALLEKEKEVTNARDMIAAERRKLPMVKAEKEYLFEGPDGTATLLDLFEGRRQLIVRHFMFGPDDDEGCIGCSMQTDSVGELAHMWARDTSFALVSRAPLAKLEPFKARMGWNYPWYSSFGNDFNYDYEAATEMGESPGVSAFIRDGDDVFHTYSVFDRGGDIFKNFYNYLDITALGRQEDELEHPWDWWRYKDSYDSEDAAAPGNNWWNGTRFKS; encoded by the coding sequence ATGAACTTTCCGAAGATAGTTTCCCGAGCCGAGTGGCTGGAGGCCCGCAGGGCGCTCCTGGAGAAGGAGAAGGAAGTCACCAACGCCCGCGACATGATCGCCGCGGAGCGCCGGAAGCTGCCGATGGTCAAGGCGGAGAAGGAGTACCTCTTCGAAGGACCGGACGGCACAGCGACGCTGCTCGACCTGTTCGAGGGCCGCCGCCAGCTCATCGTCCGGCACTTCATGTTCGGCCCGGACGACGACGAGGGCTGCATCGGCTGCTCCATGCAGACGGACAGCGTCGGCGAGCTCGCCCACATGTGGGCCCGGGACACCAGCTTCGCCCTCGTCTCCCGGGCGCCGCTGGCGAAGCTCGAACCCTTCAAGGCCCGGATGGGCTGGAACTACCCCTGGTACTCGTCGTTCGGCAACGACTTCAACTACGACTACGAGGCCGCCACCGAGATGGGCGAGTCGCCCGGGGTGAGCGCGTTCATCCGTGACGGCGACGACGTCTTCCACACGTACTCGGTCTTCGACCGGGGCGGGGACATCTTCAAGAACTTCTACAACTACCTGGACATCACCGCCCTGGGCCGGCAGGAGGACGAGCTCGAGCACCCCTGGGACTGGTGGCGCTACAAGGACAGCTACGACAGCGAGGACGCAGCCGCGCCCGGCAACAACTGGTGGAACGGGACGCGCTTCAAGTCGTAG